The genomic window CTACTTTAGACATATTTTGGTGAAGCATAAGAACTTCATCAATTTGATTACCGACTGTAAATACAGGGTTAAGAGATGTCATTGGCTCTTGGAAAATCATCGCGATTTTATTACCACGTAACTTTCTAAGTTCGTCTTGAGATAGTTTCGTTAGGTCAGTTCCTTTAAATAGGATTTCACCTTTTGAAATTCTACCTGGAGGATTAGGAATAAGTCCCATGATTGCAAGTGAAGTAACAGACTTACCTGAACCTGATTCACCAACTAGACCAACAGTTTTACCTTTTGGGATTTTAAGATTTAAGTTTCTAACAGCTTGGATAGTTTTATCTTCACTTCTAAATTCAATTGTTAAATCTTTAATTTCTAATAGGGTTTCTGACATAATTTTTCTTCTCATTTCTTGTATTAAATTGTTTTCTAATTAAAACCTAATAAATCTCTAATTTTTAACGTGCTTTGTCGATATGTTCCGCGTCAGTAGCAGCAAACCAACATGCCGGTCTTTCCTCGTTTAATGCACCGGCTATAAATGTATCTAGTCGACATTGAACACTTGGATACGAGTCAAAAATTGTGTTTTCGACAATGTTTTGACTTGGAGTGTCGGCATGTACTTCTTCATCTCCATTTAAAAGACTAAGATTACGTGTCAAACTAGCCCCCGCCACTGCAATTTTTAAGCATGTTTCAAAATCAGATGCTTCTTCGAAGTTTTCATAACATCGTGAAGTAATGTATGGGTCAACATTATCAACTTCATCGAGTCCATATGCTACGTCATATTTTCTCATACATTCTGTACTAGCAAAGTAATCAGATTGCCCTTCACTCGACATATGTGAAAGGTATTTATTTTTGATCATTGGGTCACCGCCAATAATGTGACCGATTTCGTGGCAGGCCGTGAGGACAAAGGCCGCATCTGTCATATAAGGAAGTCTAGCGAGTCCACCCCAGAAGTTGATGCTAAATGTTCCATCGCTCTCCTTATTGGCCCAAGCTGAAAAATATGAAGTGTTCCAGTCCTTAGTTTTAACGACTAGGACGCGCCCTTTTTGTGCGGACTCAACATGGTAGAGCCTCCAAGTATTTTCAATTATTTTTTCAAACGATTCTTTGCTGACCGTTGAGCCTCGTTGTTCATCGGGAAGTATCTGCCAATAACCAATACCGGCAGTGGTTGCAGCAAACATCGAAATTTGTAGGACAATAAGAATAATGTATTTCACTCAGTGCTTCTACCATGAGAAGCACTCTATTGTTTGAGAATTTGTAATAATTACATTAGTTTAGTGAACTGATTCTCAAGATCCATCAGTTTGTCTCTAAGAGTTTTGATGTGAGCATCAAGATTTTCTTTAGTTACCTCTTCAGTAATAAAGTAGGGCTCACCGTAGAGAATATGCATGGTTCCAAAAGGTAGTGGAAGCCTTAGTTTGTCCCAAGAGCGAAATTCTTTCCTGCGAGTTGAGATCACGCAATAAGGTAGAATAGGGCATCCTGTAAGCTGGGCAATCTTAAAAATTCCAGGCTTTGGCTCATGAACTGGACCACGAGGCCCATCGACAGTAAGTCCTGCGTGATGATGAGTTTCATTGATATGTTTAACCATATCCATGAGGGCCTCTTTTCCACCACGTGAAGAACTTCCACGGGCAGTGTAGATATTAAATTTCCTCGCGGTATCAGAAGCTATCGTGCCGTCTTTAGATAAACTCGTCATGGAGACCATTGGAGTTTCAGCATTGAGGATGCACGAAACGAGGTTGTTATGCCAAACGGCCATAATGTAATTCCCATGAGGGCTTAGTTTTTTAGCCTGCTCACGAAATTCAATATTGTGATACTTCTTACGACTTAGAAGTTTAAAAACAGAAACGAGAATATAAATAAGATTAGCTATCATGAAAAAATCCTAACGAAGGTCTGTCGATTTGTTAATTGAAAACTTTATGTTTATCATAAATAAAAACACGAGGGGATTTATTATGAAAAAGTTGATTGCATTATTTTTTGCTGTATTCGCATTTCAGGTAGCTGCATTTGATGCAAAATTTGAAATTGGTATGTATGAAGGAAACTCTGAAAGGTATTTTGACTCTTTCTACATTGAGAATGATGTTTTCTATGCTGTTTCGGGAAAAATGGTTAGAGAAATGGGACCAATTGAATGCATTGGTGAAGATATTTGTATGGGTGGTCCATACTTAAACGATTCAGATCTTCCAGGGATTTTAAACGTCACTGTAGTTTTAAAATCAAGAACTGATTATGATGCAATAGTGTCAGCAATTCATGACGAAGCACAGATGTATTTTTTAACTTTAAAAAATTAGTCTAAGTTTTCTTTGTAAAGGGCCAGAGTTTTTTCTCTGGCTACTTTGTGATCTACCATCGGTTTCACATAATCACTTGTTCCAAATTCAGGAACCCATTTTTTTACATAAATAAGTTCGGGGTCAAACTTTTCCATCTGAGTTGTTGGATTAAAAATCCGAAAATATGGAGCAGCATCGCAACCACTCGAACTCGCCCACTGCCAGTTTCCATTATTACTTGCGAGATCAAAGTCGAGGAGCTTGCTAGCGAAGTACTTCTCTCCAAGTCTCCAGTCGATTTGTAAATCTTTTACAAGGAAGCTTGCAGTAATCATTCTAACACGATTATGCATATGTCCTGTTTTATTAAGTTCACGCATTCCTGCATCGACAATTGGGAAACCAGTCTGCCCCTCACACCAACGCTTAAAGTTGTTTTGATCATGGGACCAAGGAATCTTACGATACTTTTCTTTGAATTCCTCGTTCACAACATTTGGAAAATTAAAGAGTATTTGAGAAAAGAATTCACGCCAAATAAGCTCACTTAACCAAGTCTCATTTATTTTCTTTGCTTCTCTTACATACTCTCTAATAGAAATGGTACCAAAGCGTAGGTGAATCCCTTGAAGTGAAGTTCCATCAATGGCCGGAATATCGCGCGTATTGTGATAATCTTTTAATTTAACTTTTTCGATTTGTGCTTTTGGAAAAATCTCTCCAACATCTTCATAACCCATGTCTGTAAGTGAGATAATCTTCGATGCTTTCTCCTTATGGAGATTATCGAGCGCTTTTTCACTTAGAAAGCTTGCGGTATCTTTTGCTGTTAGATTTTGAAGCCACTTATTCTTATAAGGAGTGTAGACTGTATAAGGTGTGCGATCATTTTTTAAAATTTCATCACCTTCAAAAATCACATGGTCTTTGAAAGTATGAAAAGATATACGATGCCTAAAAAGTAGATCAGAAATTTCATGGTCTCTTTTTATCGCGCTTGGTTCGTAATCTCGATTTGTGTAAACTGCATCAAATTCTTCTGTCTTAATGAGGTCTTGAAAAACTTGTGAAGGAGTTGAGTAGAAAACACGTAAATTAGCTCCATATTCTTTAAGTTCTTGATGGAGTGTGGAGAGTCGGTGATGAATAAAGCTTACACGTTTGTCTTTTGGGTCGGAGAAATTCTTTAGGATATTTTTATCGAAGATAAATATCGGAATGACCTTATTTCCACTTTTAAGGGCCTCAAATAATCCGCGATTGTCTTTTAGTCTTAGGTCTCTTCGAAACCAGAAAATAGCTTTGTTCATACTCATATCTTATCAAAATTACAGCGTATTGTGACCTTGGCAAAACCTCGACAGCTTTATTTAAACTGCTCCATTTAAATGGGGACAGAACTATTGCTTGCTTAATGATTACATCACTATAGATAAAGCTATTTCCGGCGGTTCGAGCATTAGGACAGTAAATATCTAATATCGTGGAGAAATTTCTAAAATTATCCCCATTTAAGTGGAGCAGTTTAAAAAATATTCAATCGCCTATCAATATCAATATGTTAGTGATAGATACGGGGAAATTACTTTTAGGGGAAATAGATGAAGAAATTTGTGATTGGTAGTTTCGCAGTTATTGGTGGATTAATTGCCATTGTTATTGCCGCATTATTTACGGGATTTAAAGTTCAAAAAGATGAGGAAGGGTTTTCTAAAGTTGATCTTTTTTGGGGCGCAATCAAAGTAGATGAAAAAACGCAAAGAGTAAGAATCTTCGGTGATTTTGTTGACGTTGATGGAATGAATAAGAAAGTAAAAGTTGCAGATATTGTTGATGTTGATGGGGAAAAGGAATTTGTAAATATTGATAATGGAACAATCCTTGTCGATGGAAAATTAAATGTCGTTAAGATCAAAAAGGACCTTGTATCAAAGGTTGAAGAAGATAAGATCTTTATTAGAAATGATTTTAATTCAGCAAAGCTTGGAGTAATTGTTGCCCTGGGAAAAGAGTCCGAGGGAATTTTTATTAGAGGCAAGAAGACTGGAGAAGATGAAAAGTATATCCATGTTCAATCGGATGATCAAAATATCAAGATCGACGTTAAAGTCGAGATGTAAAAAAAGGGCCTTGTTAGGCCCTAGTCATTTTTTAAATTAATAAATTCAAATTTTGTAACATCGACTAAGCCCTTATCCGTGATCTTTAGTGTTGGAATTACTGGTAGAGCAAGAAACGCCATTTGAATAAATGGTTCACTTAAATGAACGCCAATATCTTTACATGATTTTTTAAGGGCAATGATGCCATCATTGATTTCTTGAGCATCAGCGAGGCTTAAAAGACCAGCAATAGGAAGTGGAAGACATGAATCAATTTTCTTATCTTTTACTACACAGAAACCACCACCAACATTTAGTAATTGATTAGCAGCTAGAACCATATCGTCTTCAGATTTTCCAATAACAATAATATTGTGAGAGTCGTGGGCAACACTTGAAGCAATCGCTCCTGACACAATCCCAGAGCCATGAACTAGTCCAAGACTTGGTTTATTTCCTTGCCCATATCTTTCAAAAACTGCAATGTAAGCAATATCATCATGAGCAAATTTACCGTCTTTGTAATCAATTTTTAGGTGTTCCGTAATGATCTCATCTTTTACGATTCCGATAACATTATAGTTTCCATTAGTCAGAGAGTAGTTAAGTTCTTCTAACTTAATTTCATCTCTTTTCATTGTGTTTTGAATTGGAGGATTCGACTTTTCTAGTTTCTCTTGAATCTTATCCTGTAGTGAAAGTTCACTAACAAGCTCACCTTTGATAAATACTTCTTTAATATCAACAGTTCTTAGATCATTTAGTAGAATAATATCGGCTTGTTTCCCTGGAGCAACAAGACCCATTCTCTTAAGTCCAAAATGTTTCGCTGCTGAGTAGGAAGCGAGACGGTAGGCTACGTGGATAGGAGTATCAAGTTCGTTGATCATTTTCTTAACCATGTAGTTAATATGACCTTCGTTGAAAATTTCATACGGATTTCTATCATCAGTACAAAGAAGACACTGACACGAATTAAAATCATTAACGATTGGAACAAGAGTTTTCAAGTTCTTTGCAACTGAACCTTCTCTTATAATTAGGCCCATTCCTTTTTGTAACTTCTCACGACCTTCGGCTGCAGTGACTGTCTCGTGACAGTTTTGTACACCCGCTGCGATATACGCATTCAAGGCCTTCCCTTGAAGTAGAGGAGAGTGACCATCAAGGTTTAAGTGTTCAAAGGCTTCTAGCTTATCAAGAACTTCATCATTGCCATTGATAACGCCTGGGAAGTTCATCATTTCCGCAAGTCCGAGAACATTTTTGTGATCAACATATTCTTTCATATTGATGAGATCAAATTGTCCACCATTAGTCTCAAAACCCGGAAGAGCAGGAATACATGAACTCACTTGAACAAATAAGTTTTGATTCATGATCTCACTACATCTTAGAAACCAATTAAAACCAGTCGCTCCCATAACATTTGTAATTTCATGGGGGTCACAAATTGCCGTTGTTGTTCCAAGTGGTAGCGTTAACTTTTCAAATTCAAATGGATGCATCATTGATGATTCAATATGAAGGTGTCCATCGATGAAACCTGGAACGGCAAATGCTCCCTTGGCATCGATTGTTCTCTTGGCCTTTTGATCATCATATTCTTTTCCGATCCCTGCAATTGTTTGTCCACTAATTGCAATAGAGCTATCAGTGATGTCGCCGTTTACAAGATCAAGAATTTTTACATTTGTAATAAGGATATCAATTTCTCCGTCACCTCTAGCAACAGAGAGAACTTTCTTTAATTGCTCACGAGCAATTCTTT from Bacteriovorax sp. Seq25_V includes these protein-coding regions:
- a CDS encoding lysophospholipid acyltransferase family protein, which codes for MIANLIYILVSVFKLLSRKKYHNIEFREQAKKLSPHGNYIMAVWHNNLVSCILNAETPMVSMTSLSKDGTIASDTARKFNIYTARGSSSRGGKEALMDMVKHINETHHHAGLTVDGPRGPVHEPKPGIFKIAQLTGCPILPYCVISTRRKEFRSWDKLRLPLPFGTMHILYGEPYFITEEVTKENLDAHIKTLRDKLMDLENQFTKLM
- the adeD gene encoding adenine deaminase, whose protein sequence is MTKSLNDKATQRIAREQLKKVLSVARGDGEIDILITNVKILDLVNGDITDSSIAISGQTIAGIGKEYDDQKAKRTIDAKGAFAVPGFIDGHLHIESSMMHPFEFEKLTLPLGTTTAICDPHEITNVMGATGFNWFLRCSEIMNQNLFVQVSSCIPALPGFETNGGQFDLINMKEYVDHKNVLGLAEMMNFPGVINGNDEVLDKLEAFEHLNLDGHSPLLQGKALNAYIAAGVQNCHETVTAAEGREKLQKGMGLIIREGSVAKNLKTLVPIVNDFNSCQCLLCTDDRNPYEIFNEGHINYMVKKMINELDTPIHVAYRLASYSAAKHFGLKRMGLVAPGKQADIILLNDLRTVDIKEVFIKGELVSELSLQDKIQEKLEKSNPPIQNTMKRDEIKLEELNYSLTNGNYNVIGIVKDEIITEHLKIDYKDGKFAHDDIAYIAVFERYGQGNKPSLGLVHGSGIVSGAIASSVAHDSHNIIVIGKSEDDMVLAANQLLNVGGGFCVVKDKKIDSCLPLPIAGLLSLADAQEINDGIIALKKSCKDIGVHLSEPFIQMAFLALPVIPTLKITDKGLVDVTKFEFINLKND
- a CDS encoding deoxyribodipyrimidine photo-lyase, which produces MNKAIFWFRRDLRLKDNRGLFEALKSGNKVIPIFIFDKNILKNFSDPKDKRVSFIHHRLSTLHQELKEYGANLRVFYSTPSQVFQDLIKTEEFDAVYTNRDYEPSAIKRDHEISDLLFRHRISFHTFKDHVIFEGDEILKNDRTPYTVYTPYKNKWLQNLTAKDTASFLSEKALDNLHKEKASKIISLTDMGYEDVGEIFPKAQIEKVKLKDYHNTRDIPAIDGTSLQGIHLRFGTISIREYVREAKKINETWLSELIWREFFSQILFNFPNVVNEEFKEKYRKIPWSHDQNNFKRWCEGQTGFPIVDAGMRELNKTGHMHNRVRMITASFLVKDLQIDWRLGEKYFASKLLDFDLASNNGNWQWASSSGCDAAPYFRIFNPTTQMEKFDPELIYVKKWVPEFGTSDYVKPMVDHKVAREKTLALYKENLD